One window from the genome of Halomicrobium zhouii encodes:
- a CDS encoding amino acid permease, whose amino-acid sequence MSEEDLAKDLGPLAALTIGVGTMIGAGIFVLPGDAIEQAGSLAVASFVLGGVIAMFTALSASELGTAMPRSGGAYYYVNHALGPLFGSVAGWANWIGLAFASAFYMYGFGRYIAAIFGLGDVMAVGPVAIPTGKSIALVGATFFTGINYVGAKETGRLQNVIVVLLVIILAAFTLLGTLTADLSNLPPSQGFGPTMATTGLIFVSYLGFVQITSVAEEIKEPGKNLPRAVIGSVGLVTVIYALVLLVMSAAVPAGFVAEVSAAGDIAVVEVGERIQGAFMGGALLFGGLLATASSANASILASSRINFAMGRDRIVSPALNEIHERFGTPYRAIAVTGGLILLFILAGNIEFLASVGSALHLIIYGLLNIALIVMRVADPPDYEPDFRVPLYPVVPILGAITSFALIAYIIRDAILVSLGLAGAAMLWYALYARTRTTKQGILSQYVLDRAHQMPEPAVSAAESVAPDGGTYRVMVPLANPEHEKDLIELGSAIAKQRGGTVVATHVVTVPDQTALASAADHVDDLDADSERLLNSAREDAETFGVPVETHTIVSHQSFDAIFDAARTHAADLVIMGWGEDSHGSPGRVESAFDDITESIPCDFLVMRDRGLDPSRVLVPTAGGPDSELSAAIARILQREYGSEITLLNVDDDEAAGEAFLAEWAAEQDLEDATLRVERGDVERAIERATDDATLLVIGATEEGLLRRLVSRSMVLDVVDDVDCSVIMAEKHRSRGLLERLFGGQR is encoded by the coding sequence ATGAGTGAGGAGGACCTCGCGAAGGACCTGGGTCCGCTCGCGGCGCTGACCATCGGCGTCGGGACGATGATCGGGGCCGGTATCTTCGTCCTCCCCGGCGACGCCATCGAACAGGCCGGCTCGCTGGCCGTCGCTTCGTTCGTCCTCGGCGGCGTCATCGCTATGTTCACGGCGCTGTCGGCGAGCGAACTCGGCACCGCGATGCCCCGGTCCGGTGGCGCGTACTACTACGTGAACCACGCGCTGGGGCCGCTGTTCGGGTCGGTCGCCGGCTGGGCGAACTGGATCGGCCTCGCGTTCGCGAGCGCGTTCTACATGTACGGGTTCGGCCGCTACATCGCGGCCATCTTCGGCCTCGGCGACGTGATGGCCGTCGGTCCGGTCGCGATTCCGACGGGGAAGAGCATCGCCCTGGTGGGCGCCACCTTCTTCACCGGGATCAACTACGTCGGCGCAAAGGAGACCGGGCGTCTGCAGAACGTCATCGTCGTGCTCCTGGTGATCATCCTGGCCGCGTTCACCCTGCTCGGGACGCTGACCGCCGACCTGTCGAACCTTCCGCCGAGCCAAGGGTTCGGCCCGACGATGGCGACGACCGGCCTCATCTTCGTCTCCTACCTCGGCTTCGTCCAGATTACGAGCGTCGCCGAAGAGATCAAGGAGCCCGGCAAGAACCTCCCACGGGCGGTCATCGGCAGCGTCGGCCTGGTGACGGTCATCTACGCGCTCGTCCTGCTCGTGATGAGCGCCGCCGTCCCGGCCGGATTCGTCGCGGAGGTGTCCGCCGCCGGCGACATCGCCGTCGTCGAGGTCGGTGAGCGCATCCAGGGCGCGTTCATGGGCGGCGCGCTGCTGTTCGGCGGCCTGCTCGCGACCGCCTCCAGCGCCAACGCGTCCATCCTCGCCTCCTCGCGGATCAACTTCGCGATGGGGCGGGACCGCATCGTCAGTCCGGCGCTCAACGAGATTCACGAGCGATTCGGGACGCCGTACCGCGCCATCGCCGTCACCGGCGGACTGATCCTCCTGTTCATCCTGGCGGGCAACATCGAGTTCCTCGCGAGCGTCGGGTCGGCGCTCCACCTCATCATCTACGGATTGCTGAACATCGCCCTGATCGTCATGCGCGTCGCCGACCCGCCGGACTACGAGCCGGACTTCCGGGTGCCGCTCTATCCAGTCGTCCCGATACTCGGTGCCATCACCTCGTTCGCGCTGATCGCCTACATCATCCGCGACGCTATCCTCGTGAGCCTCGGCCTCGCCGGCGCCGCGATGCTGTGGTACGCGCTGTACGCCCGGACACGGACGACGAAGCAGGGCATCCTCTCCCAGTACGTCCTCGACCGGGCCCACCAGATGCCCGAACCAGCAGTCTCCGCCGCGGAGAGCGTCGCGCCAGACGGCGGCACCTACCGCGTGATGGTCCCGCTGGCCAACCCGGAACACGAGAAAGACCTCATCGAACTGGGCAGTGCCATCGCCAAACAGCGCGGCGGCACGGTCGTCGCGACCCACGTCGTCACCGTCCCCGACCAGACCGCGCTCGCGAGCGCGGCCGACCACGTCGACGACCTGGACGCCGACTCCGAACGGCTCCTGAACAGCGCCCGCGAGGACGCCGAGACGTTCGGCGTCCCCGTCGAGACCCACACCATCGTCTCCCACCAGTCGTTCGACGCCATCTTCGACGCCGCCCGCACCCACGCCGCTGACCTCGTCATCATGGGCTGGGGCGAGGACTCCCACGGCTCGCCCGGCCGGGTCGAGTCGGCGTTCGACGACATCACCGAGTCCATCCCCTGTGACTTCCTGGTGATGCGTGACCGCGGCCTCGACCCCTCGCGCGTGCTCGTCCCGACCGCGGGCGGCCCCGACTCCGAACTGTCGGCCGCTATCGCCCGTATCCTCCAGCGGGAGTACGGCTCCGAGATCACGCTCCTGAACGTCGACGACGACGAGGCCGCGGGTGAAGCGTTCCTCGCCGAGTGGGCCGCTGAACAGGACCTCGAGGACGCCACCCTGCGCGTCGAACGGGGCGACGTCGAGCGAGCTATCGAGCGGGCGACCGACGACGCGACGCTGCTCGTCATCGGCGCGACGGAGGAGGGACTCCTCAGGCGGCTCGTCTCGCGGTCGATGGTCCTGGACGTCGTCGACGACGTGGACTGCTCGGTCATCATGGCCGAGAAACACCGCTCGCGCGGCCTGCTCGAACGACTCTTCGGCGGACAGCGATAA
- a CDS encoding universal stress protein, with protein MAELFDRVLLPVAGAEDAAATARAVDPHLDGDIVAVHVVEKAGGAMDKAGVEQREEAAEKAFDVLRDALGDIETEIRYGTDVADTIFAAADDHDVSSIVVTPRGGSRFVRLLTGDVALELVTESDRPVVVLPDPGTDANADGGGGS; from the coding sequence ATGGCTGAGCTCTTCGACCGCGTCCTCCTCCCGGTCGCCGGAGCCGAGGACGCCGCGGCGACGGCCCGTGCGGTCGATCCGCACCTCGACGGCGATATCGTCGCGGTCCACGTCGTCGAGAAGGCCGGCGGCGCGATGGACAAGGCGGGCGTCGAGCAGCGCGAGGAAGCGGCCGAGAAGGCGTTCGACGTCCTGCGGGACGCGCTCGGCGACATCGAGACGGAGATCCGGTACGGGACCGACGTCGCCGACACCATCTTCGCCGCGGCCGACGACCACGACGTGTCGAGCATCGTCGTCACGCCCCGTGGCGGCAGCCGGTTCGTTCGCCTGCTGACCGGCGACGTGGCCCTCGAACTCGTGACCGAGTCGGACCGTCCAGTCGTCGTCCTGCCCGACCCCGGAACCGACGCGAACGCCGACGGAGGTGGCGGCTCGTGA
- a CDS encoding potassium channel family protein → MRELRDLDLSSPRNLTRRQRLLVIYAVGLVAVVLAYTFAYAYGMRTLEDRPRSVFRAFNFVIETMTTTGYGADSPWDTAVMNVTVAMMQVTGVFIGFVTLRVLVIPLFERTPLNLDDRLSIKNDHVVVAEYQRDTEVLLDELEQLDVDYVLVESDEEEAKRLSDDGYQAINGDPEDRADLDRATIERASLLITDAGHSTASVVLTALEANEDLRVLSFTASTRRKAALAEIGVDRSVAPHALIGRRLAEKATTPVTVDAASDGDHVAIREVLVRRGSPLHGVQVGDSPLAAHPDLTLVAGWFDGELRMVPDPRDRLTPNTVLVVAGPEQAIDELASEVSGVQTPRTSAHTEVIVAGYGEGGSAAVDALPDDVDVTTVDDSEASDPDVVGDVTEPETLAAAGIEDASALVVTVDDDATALLTVAMARSLSDGVEILARVTDAEKTFPAFRAGADYVLSVQRVCARLAAAEVHGERVMDPIGQIRLVRADAAPFAGQSLGEARRDTERGWTVVGISRAGTIHTDEQATIEVDDEVFVAGSDETIQEFERSVDTE, encoded by the coding sequence ATGCGCGAACTACGCGACCTGGACCTGAGTAGTCCGCGAAATCTCACACGCCGCCAGCGACTGTTGGTCATTTACGCCGTCGGTCTCGTTGCGGTCGTTCTGGCGTACACCTTCGCCTACGCCTACGGGATGCGGACGCTGGAGGACCGGCCGAGAAGCGTCTTCCGGGCGTTCAACTTCGTCATCGAGACGATGACGACGACGGGGTACGGTGCGGACTCGCCGTGGGACACGGCCGTGATGAACGTCACCGTGGCGATGATGCAGGTGACCGGCGTTTTCATCGGCTTCGTCACCCTTCGCGTGCTGGTCATCCCGCTGTTCGAGCGGACGCCGCTCAACCTCGACGACCGACTGTCGATCAAGAACGACCACGTCGTCGTCGCGGAGTACCAGCGCGACACCGAGGTGTTGCTCGACGAACTCGAACAGCTCGACGTCGACTACGTCCTCGTCGAGTCCGACGAGGAGGAGGCCAAGCGGCTCTCGGACGACGGGTACCAGGCCATCAACGGCGACCCGGAGGACCGGGCGGACCTCGACCGGGCCACTATCGAGCGAGCGTCGCTGCTGATCACCGACGCCGGTCACAGCACGGCCAGCGTAGTCCTGACTGCCCTGGAGGCGAACGAGGACCTGCGCGTGCTCAGTTTCACGGCATCGACGCGCCGCAAGGCCGCGCTCGCGGAGATCGGCGTCGACCGGAGCGTCGCGCCACACGCGCTCATCGGGCGGCGGCTGGCGGAGAAGGCGACGACCCCGGTGACGGTCGACGCCGCCTCCGACGGAGACCACGTGGCCATCCGCGAGGTGCTCGTCCGGCGCGGAAGTCCGCTTCACGGCGTTCAGGTCGGTGATTCGCCGCTCGCGGCGCATCCCGACCTTACCCTGGTCGCCGGCTGGTTCGACGGCGAATTGCGCATGGTCCCCGACCCCCGCGACCGGCTCACGCCCAACACGGTGCTGGTCGTCGCCGGCCCGGAACAGGCCATCGACGAACTGGCGAGTGAGGTGTCGGGCGTCCAGACGCCACGAACCTCGGCGCACACGGAGGTCATCGTCGCCGGGTACGGCGAGGGGGGGAGCGCCGCGGTCGACGCGTTGCCCGACGACGTCGACGTCACGACCGTCGACGACAGCGAGGCGTCGGACCCCGACGTCGTCGGCGACGTCACGGAGCCCGAAACGCTCGCGGCGGCGGGCATCGAGGACGCCTCCGCCCTGGTCGTCACCGTCGACGACGACGCGACGGCGCTGTTGACCGTGGCGATGGCCCGCTCGCTCTCCGACGGCGTCGAGATACTCGCCCGCGTGACGGACGCCGAAAAGACCTTCCCCGCGTTCAGGGCGGGCGCGGACTACGTCCTCTCCGTCCAGCGGGTGTGTGCCCGACTGGCCGCGGCGGAGGTCCACGGCGAGCGAGTGATGGACCCGATCGGCCAGATTCGGCTCGTCCGGGCCGACGCGGCGCCGTTCGCCGGCCAGTCGCTGGGTGAGGCGCGCCGGGACACCGAACGCGGCTGGACTGTCGTCGGTATCAGCAGGGCCGGGACGATTCACACGGACGAGCAGGCGACCATCGAGGTCGACGACGAGGTGTTCGTCGCGGGCAGCGACGAGACGATCCAGGAGTTCGAGCGCTCTGTGGACACCGAGTAA
- a CDS encoding amino acid permease produces the protein MSDTELAKDLGLVSAMTIGIGTMIGAGIFVLPGVAAQEAGPIVVASFVIGGLIAMVNALSVSELGTAMPRAGGGYYYVNRALGPVFGSIAGMGDWMGLAFASAFYCIGFGQYLTTLVPIPGVPFLNEIQIGALLAGMAFVGVNYVGAKETGGIQTVIVTLLLGILTAFAVAGWFSFDYATLAGSDGLAPFGTGAILPGTALVFVSFLGYAKIATVAEELKDPGRNLPIAIIGSVAIVTVLYAILVTLMLGVVSWPELSQDAPVAQAAQLAFPASIGPVGGVAAAAATIMTLGALLATASSANASILASARINFAMGRDKIVTNWLNEIHPNYATPYRSILVTGAVIVVFIALLGRDIEILAKAASVLHLIVYALMNVALIVFREADPEYDPEFTVPFYPVTPIAGALLSLGLVAFMDEIEIALSGVFVVVALGWYAVYARTRTPQEGVLSSYLRDEETNVPGPVVDAADAVAPNGGEGPTIMVALSNPRTEGALVTLAGALAAAQGGRVVATHVITVPDQTPLDAASEQPVEAESERLLADAKRDAESFDVPIETRSILSHRGLHEVFDAATESGADTLVMGYGGNHLAAGRAEGTLDELAHDLPCDVLVLDGETFDPERVLIPTAGGISSDLSAAVGAALRETTGAAVTLLHVADDETEGRAFLTEWAGEHDLGDAALRVESGDVETAIERAAKDHTLMVVGATERGLLSRLVRDSLLVDVIDDVETSVLLAERPRTRSLRERLFGRR, from the coding sequence GTGAGCGACACTGAACTCGCGAAGGACCTGGGGCTGGTCTCGGCGATGACCATCGGTATCGGCACGATGATCGGTGCCGGCATCTTCGTCCTCCCGGGCGTCGCCGCCCAGGAGGCCGGTCCGATAGTGGTAGCGTCGTTCGTCATCGGCGGCCTCATCGCGATGGTGAACGCGCTGTCCGTCTCCGAGCTCGGGACGGCGATGCCCAGGGCTGGCGGCGGCTACTACTACGTCAATCGGGCGCTGGGGCCGGTGTTCGGATCTATCGCCGGCATGGGCGACTGGATGGGGCTCGCCTTCGCCAGCGCCTTCTACTGCATTGGTTTCGGTCAGTACCTCACCACGCTGGTGCCGATTCCGGGCGTCCCGTTCCTCAACGAAATCCAGATCGGCGCGCTGCTGGCCGGCATGGCCTTCGTCGGCGTCAACTACGTCGGCGCCAAGGAGACCGGCGGGATCCAGACCGTCATCGTGACGCTACTGCTAGGTATCCTGACAGCCTTCGCCGTCGCCGGCTGGTTCTCCTTCGATTACGCCACGCTGGCCGGGAGTGACGGCCTCGCCCCGTTCGGGACCGGTGCCATCCTCCCCGGGACGGCGCTGGTGTTCGTCTCCTTCCTCGGCTACGCCAAGATCGCGACCGTCGCCGAGGAACTGAAGGACCCCGGACGGAACCTCCCCATCGCCATCATCGGGAGCGTCGCCATCGTTACGGTGCTGTACGCCATCCTCGTGACGCTGATGCTCGGCGTGGTCTCCTGGCCCGAACTCAGCCAGGACGCGCCCGTCGCCCAGGCCGCACAGCTGGCGTTCCCCGCTTCGATCGGACCAGTCGGTGGCGTCGCCGCCGCTGCGGCGACCATCATGACGCTCGGCGCGCTGCTCGCGACCGCGTCGTCCGCGAACGCTTCCATCCTCGCCTCCGCCCGGATCAACTTCGCGATGGGCCGGGACAAGATCGTCACCAACTGGCTCAACGAGATCCACCCGAACTACGCGACGCCGTACCGGTCGATCCTCGTCACTGGCGCCGTGATCGTCGTGTTCATCGCGTTGCTGGGCCGCGACATCGAGATCCTCGCGAAGGCCGCCTCGGTGCTCCACCTCATCGTCTACGCACTGATGAACGTCGCGTTGATCGTCTTCCGCGAGGCCGACCCCGAGTACGACCCCGAGTTCACCGTCCCGTTCTACCCGGTGACGCCGATAGCAGGCGCACTGCTGTCGCTCGGCCTGGTGGCGTTCATGGACGAGATCGAGATCGCTTTGTCGGGGGTGTTCGTCGTGGTCGCGCTCGGCTGGTACGCCGTCTACGCGCGCACTCGAACACCCCAGGAGGGCGTGCTGTCGTCGTACCTGCGAGACGAGGAGACGAACGTCCCCGGCCCGGTGGTCGACGCCGCCGACGCCGTCGCACCGAACGGCGGCGAGGGACCGACGATCATGGTGGCGCTCTCCAACCCCCGAACGGAGGGGGCACTCGTCACACTCGCCGGGGCCCTGGCCGCCGCGCAAGGAGGGCGCGTGGTCGCGACGCACGTCATCACCGTCCCCGACCAGACGCCGCTCGATGCGGCCAGCGAGCAGCCGGTCGAGGCCGAGTCGGAGCGCCTGCTGGCCGACGCGAAGCGCGACGCCGAGTCTTTCGACGTGCCGATAGAGACGCGATCGATCCTCTCCCACAGAGGGCTTCACGAGGTGTTCGACGCGGCGACGGAGAGCGGCGCCGACACGCTCGTGATGGGGTACGGCGGCAACCACCTCGCCGCAGGTCGGGCCGAGGGGACCCTGGACGAACTCGCTCACGACCTGCCCTGTGACGTCCTCGTACTCGACGGGGAGACGTTCGATCCGGAACGGGTGTTGATACCGACTGCCGGCGGTATCTCCTCGGATCTCTCCGCGGCGGTCGGGGCGGCCCTGCGCGAGACGACCGGCGCGGCGGTTACGCTGCTGCACGTCGCAGACGACGAGACGGAGGGACGGGCCTTCCTGACCGAGTGGGCCGGCGAACACGACCTCGGCGACGCGGCCCTCCGCGTCGAGTCCGGTGACGTCGAAACCGCCATCGAACGGGCGGCGAAGGACCACACGCTCATGGTCGTCGGCGCCACCGAGCGGGGCCTCCTCTCGCGACTCGTTCGCGATTCGCTGCTCGTCGACGTCATCGACGACGTCGAGACGAGCGTCCTGCTTGCCGAACGGCCGCGGACGCGGTCACTCCGGGAGCGCCTCTTCGGTCGCCGCTGA
- a CDS encoding universal stress protein, producing MSNHIENAPLDHVLVPVASEKDAAATCAALKPYLGEIERVTAVHVIEKGGGAPDKAPLGKRQEDAVEFLGVVESRLGDEVPVDTRTAYGTDVVATLFDEAATVGATAIAFRPRGGSRIVQILTGDTANRLVTDAEIPVVSLPDPDEG from the coding sequence ATGAGCAACCACATCGAGAACGCACCACTCGACCACGTCCTGGTCCCGGTGGCCAGTGAAAAAGACGCGGCTGCCACGTGTGCGGCACTGAAGCCGTACCTCGGCGAGATCGAGCGCGTCACCGCAGTCCACGTCATCGAGAAGGGCGGCGGTGCTCCCGACAAGGCACCACTCGGAAAGCGACAGGAAGACGCCGTTGAGTTCCTCGGGGTCGTCGAATCGCGACTCGGTGACGAGGTGCCGGTGGACACCAGGACCGCATACGGGACCGACGTCGTCGCGACCCTGTTCGACGAAGCGGCCACGGTCGGGGCGACCGCCATCGCGTTCCGGCCGCGGGGCGGAAGCCGAATCGTCCAGATCCTCACCGGTGACACGGCGAACAGGCTCGTCACCGACGCCGAAATACCCGTCGTCTCGCTGCCCGACCCGGACGAGGGCTGA
- a CDS encoding Lrp/AsnC family transcriptional regulator, translating to MDYRLDEIDRRIIFELMRDARNTSAPTIAEEVNVSPGTIRNRIGQLEEHGIIRDYTTTVDFERADGRLTNLYMCNAPISERETLAQEVSAIPGVINVRELMTGRRNLHVLAVGEDTEDLRRISRAISRIGIDIEDEDLVQTETNSPYAAFGPEQDRATRGATDFISLAGDASVVDVTVQSDAPIVGRTLEDAGQDGILEDHSLVIAIERSDRILTPHGETVIQPDDIVTILCRGGDPEEALAAFVGAEP from the coding sequence ATGGACTACCGGCTGGACGAGATCGACCGGCGGATCATCTTCGAGCTGATGCGCGACGCCCGGAACACGTCCGCGCCGACGATCGCCGAGGAGGTGAACGTCTCGCCGGGAACGATCCGGAACCGGATCGGCCAACTGGAGGAACACGGGATCATTCGCGACTACACGACGACCGTCGACTTCGAGCGCGCCGACGGTCGCCTCACGAACCTCTACATGTGCAACGCGCCCATCTCGGAGCGTGAAACCCTCGCCCAGGAGGTCAGTGCAATCCCGGGCGTTATCAACGTCCGTGAACTGATGACTGGCCGGCGGAACCTCCACGTCCTGGCCGTGGGAGAGGACACCGAAGACCTCCGGCGTATCTCGCGAGCGATCTCCCGGATCGGCATCGACATCGAGGACGAGGACCTCGTCCAGACCGAGACGAACAGCCCCTACGCCGCGTTCGGCCCAGAACAGGACCGGGCGACCCGGGGCGCGACGGACTTCATCAGCCTCGCGGGGGACGCGAGCGTCGTCGACGTGACCGTCCAGTCGGACGCACCGATCGTCGGCCGGACGCTGGAGGACGCTGGCCAGGACGGCATTCTCGAAGACCACTCGCTCGTGATCGCCATCGAGCGTAGCGACCGCATCCTGACGCCCCACGGCGAGACGGTGATACAGCCGGACGACATCGTGACTATCCTCTGCCGGGGTGGTGACCCGGAGGAGGCCCTCGCCGCCTTCGTCGGTGCGGAACCCTGA
- a CDS encoding PhlB family protein, translating into MIRELIRQLSTDAAPLYECRQCGTDLAEPRDTCPNCGSGEIARYEIEE; encoded by the coding sequence GTGATTCGCGAACTCATCCGTCAGCTCTCGACCGACGCCGCGCCGCTGTACGAGTGTCGACAGTGCGGCACCGACCTGGCGGAGCCCCGGGATACCTGTCCGAACTGCGGGTCCGGAGAGATCGCCCGGTACGAAATCGAGGAGTGA
- the trkA gene encoding Trk system potassium transporter TrkA produces the protein MRVVIVGAGEVGSNIAESLAETHEVVVVDLDADRVESLQYNVDVLAVQGDGASLETLFEATVPEADLLIASTDDDETNIVTCGTANTINDDCFTIARVRDTKFLETWRGSPDAFGVNFMVGTNLLAAETIARVIGLPAARDVETFAEGQVHMAELEISEASPVADQTVQEADRFESLTFAAIIRNGDVEIPTGSTRIRVDDDVVVIGSRESVQQFAAAVAPDVEGAQNVLVVGGSDIGYHTARLLGERGLKPRLIERDPDRAREIAEALPETTVLESDATDREFLERENVDDVETIVAALDNDEKNLLAGLLAKRLGAKRAVAIVEDGEYVPLFEAVGIDVAVNPREATAEEITRFTRARRAENVALIEHDKAEVLEIEVNADSVLVDRPISESVQDLPPGVVIGAITRDGRFIIPRGDTVVREDDHVVCFLDACVIDEATKLL, from the coding sequence GTGCGAGTCGTAATCGTCGGTGCCGGCGAAGTCGGGTCCAACATCGCCGAGAGCCTGGCCGAAACGCACGAGGTCGTGGTCGTCGACCTCGACGCCGACAGGGTCGAGTCGCTCCAGTACAACGTGGACGTGCTCGCCGTCCAGGGTGACGGCGCGTCGCTCGAGACGCTCTTCGAGGCGACTGTGCCCGAGGCCGACCTCCTCATCGCAAGTACGGACGACGACGAGACGAACATCGTCACCTGCGGGACCGCGAACACGATCAACGACGACTGTTTCACCATCGCGCGTGTCCGCGACACGAAGTTCCTCGAGACGTGGCGCGGGTCGCCGGACGCCTTCGGCGTGAACTTCATGGTCGGGACGAACCTGCTGGCCGCCGAGACCATCGCGCGGGTCATCGGGCTCCCGGCGGCCAGGGACGTCGAGACGTTCGCCGAGGGGCAGGTCCACATGGCCGAACTCGAGATCAGCGAGGCGAGTCCAGTCGCCGACCAGACCGTCCAGGAGGCCGACCGCTTCGAGTCGCTCACGTTCGCAGCGATCATCCGGAACGGCGACGTGGAGATCCCCACCGGGAGCACGCGGATCCGGGTCGACGACGACGTCGTCGTCATCGGCTCCCGCGAGAGCGTCCAGCAGTTCGCGGCGGCGGTGGCGCCGGACGTGGAGGGCGCCCAGAACGTCCTCGTCGTCGGCGGGAGCGACATCGGCTACCACACGGCGCGGCTCCTGGGCGAACGCGGTCTCAAGCCCCGTCTCATCGAACGTGACCCCGACCGGGCCCGCGAGATAGCGGAAGCCCTCCCGGAGACGACCGTGCTGGAGAGCGACGCGACGGACCGGGAGTTCCTCGAACGCGAGAACGTCGACGACGTCGAGACGATCGTCGCCGCCCTGGACAACGACGAGAAGAACCTGCTGGCGGGACTCCTGGCCAAGCGGCTCGGGGCGAAGCGCGCCGTCGCCATCGTCGAGGACGGCGAGTACGTCCCGCTGTTCGAGGCCGTCGGCATCGACGTCGCGGTGAACCCCCGCGAGGCGACCGCCGAAGAGATAACCCGGTTCACCCGCGCGCGCCGCGCGGAGAACGTCGCGCTCATCGAACACGACAAGGCCGAAGTCCTGGAGATAGAGGTCAACGCCGACAGCGTCCTGGTCGACCGTCCCATCAGCGAGTCCGTCCAGGACCTCCCGCCCGGCGTCGTCATCGGCGCGATAACGCGCGACGGACGGTTCATCATCCCGCGGGGTGACACGGTCGTCCGCGAGGACGACCACGTCGTCTGCTTCCTCGACGCGTGCGTCATCGACGAGGCGACGAAGCTGCTCTGA
- a CDS encoding TrkH family potassium uptake protein, giving the protein MAIYVEWRQSVSLTGTVVKWLAVAMVVPLLTGLVYGEDTLVFVASMAVAVAVGWGLEQVDDSDDLGTREALLFVALAWFAVSVVGAVPYVLAGWMDPAPSTLAHPVNALFESTSGFTTTGATVAGEISFDRHSHALLIWRQLTQWLGGMGIIVLMIAILPEAAVNGAQLMDSEAPGPRLQKLTPRIAETARVLWLVYLAFTVLYVLLLLLLHYGGLAPEMNVYSAIAHAFTTLPTGGFSPQAESIAYFSPVVQWLVIPFMLVAGVNFALFWHLLNRDVDLFFGDPEFRAYLGANVVISVVLFVLLFLGAAPTLEIGGTTAGNLENALRQAAFQVASLLNSTGYATSDFAKWDAGSQIVLLFAMFVGGSAGSTGGGVKVVRWLVVMKVLRRELFTAAHPEAVTPIRLGKHVIDEDAVRGVLGFTLLYLVLYVVGTVFLALDASRVGLAITPLEATSASLATLGNIGPGFGFLGPFGSYVSFPATSKLFMVFLMLVGRLEIIPVLALFTGGFWRR; this is encoded by the coding sequence ATGGCAATCTACGTCGAATGGCGCCAGAGCGTCTCGCTCACCGGGACCGTCGTGAAGTGGCTCGCGGTCGCCATGGTGGTCCCGCTACTCACGGGACTCGTCTACGGCGAGGACACGCTCGTCTTCGTCGCCTCGATGGCGGTTGCCGTCGCGGTCGGCTGGGGGCTCGAACAGGTCGACGACAGCGACGACCTGGGCACCCGCGAGGCGTTATTGTTCGTGGCGCTGGCGTGGTTCGCCGTCTCCGTCGTCGGCGCCGTCCCCTACGTGCTGGCGGGCTGGATGGACCCGGCCCCATCGACGCTGGCCCATCCCGTCAACGCGCTGTTCGAGTCCACCTCCGGGTTCACCACGACCGGGGCGACCGTGGCCGGCGAGATATCTTTCGACCGGCACTCCCACGCGCTGTTGATCTGGCGCCAGTTGACCCAGTGGCTGGGCGGCATGGGGATCATCGTCCTGATGATCGCGATCCTCCCGGAGGCCGCAGTCAACGGTGCGCAACTGATGGACTCCGAGGCGCCGGGCCCGCGACTCCAGAAGCTGACGCCGCGAATCGCGGAGACGGCGCGCGTCCTCTGGCTGGTCTACCTCGCGTTCACCGTTCTCTACGTGCTCCTGTTGCTCCTCCTCCACTACGGCGGCCTCGCACCGGAGATGAACGTGTACAGCGCTATCGCCCACGCGTTCACCACGCTCCCGACCGGCGGGTTCTCCCCGCAGGCCGAGAGCATCGCCTACTTCTCGCCAGTGGTCCAGTGGCTCGTGATCCCCTTTATGCTCGTCGCGGGCGTGAACTTCGCGCTGTTCTGGCACCTGCTCAACCGGGACGTCGACCTGTTCTTCGGCGACCCGGAGTTCCGGGCGTACCTCGGCGCGAACGTGGTCATCTCCGTCGTGCTGTTCGTCCTCCTCTTCCTCGGGGCGGCACCCACACTCGAAATCGGTGGGACGACGGCCGGTAACCTGGAGAACGCGCTCAGGCAGGCCGCCTTCCAGGTCGCGTCGCTGTTGAACTCGACGGGCTACGCGACCAGCGACTTCGCGAAGTGGGACGCGGGGTCCCAGATCGTCCTCCTGTTCGCGATGTTCGTCGGCGGCTCGGCCGGGTCGACCGGCGGTGGGGTCAAGGTCGTCCGCTGGCTGGTCGTGATGAAGGTCCTCCGCCGCGAACTGTTCACCGCGGCCCACCCGGAGGCGGTCACGCCCATTCGCCTCGGGAAGCACGTCATCGACGAGGACGCCGTCCGCGGCGTTCTCGGGTTCACCCTGCTGTACCTCGTGCTGTACGTCGTCGGCACCGTGTTCCTCGCGCTCGATGCCAGTCGGGTCGGGCTCGCTATCACGCCCCTCGAAGCTACCAGCGCCAGCCTGGCGACCCTCGGGAACATCGGTCCGGGATTCGGCTTCCTCGGACCGTTCGGTAGCTACGTCAGCTTCCCCGCGACCTCCAAGCTGTTCATGGTGTTCCTGATGCTGGTGGGTCGCCTGGAGATCATTCCGGTGCTCGCGCTGTTCACCGGTGGCTTCTGGCGGCGCTGA